The segment TTCAATTGGATCTTCACATCAAAAGATGTGACAGATATGATCACATGCAGACTGATAAACATGGAAACAGAGAGTTATCTCTTAGATATGACTACATACCGGCAGGCTGTTTAGAAGTGCAAGTGTCATAGAGACGTGAAAGGTGAACATCAAAAGCCTTTCCAGTACATAAGCAAGATGTGCACCAAATTTAGCAGACCAACGAGGTTGATATGAAGTCAAGAGAACTGAATGCTTTATCGAAATTGCATCACCCACAAAAACAAAGGTCTTAACATACGGATTCTCCTTGGAAATGTTATCTTCGATTACACGTGTTCTTCGAAGATGCAAGCACTGTAGGGGAGAAGGGCTTGAACATGTGATCTCCACCCATGCTACACCAGTTGAGAAAAGTGGAAGAAAGCATGTTCCCTCCTACACCAAAACATCAATTATCTACATATTCAAATGCATTCTTTGTGTTGTTATGCTTAATCTAATCACATTTGTGTATGATAAACTACAGGAGCAATAATTTTTGGCAGTTCATGAGAAACATGAACTGTCAAACTGATACAACGTGTAGCTTCTGGTATCAATTGGAGAACACTGAACTGCGTACCTTGGAACAGAAGCAGCTGCTCCTATTGCTATGAAGTCTGCCCCAACCATCACCGCATTTCTCAAGCTTCAAGACATCCTTATCATAAAAGCAATGGAATACACCTCCATCCCTTTGATGGTTAACCTCAAGATTGTCATCATCAACCATGGCCTGGTCCGAGCATGGAATGGTTATAAATGCACTTAGTTCATCAGGACAAGTTCTGTTGCCTTCCAATGAAACACGTTTGCCTTCTTCAACCAAAGAATAGGGAATACAGTATCCTTTACCACTACTACTTTTCATAGAGTTCTCAAGAAGGCTGTGATTCTGGAAGGTTTGATAAGAGTGTTCAGTTAATACGTCAATAATTTGTGACCACTCCTGAGCATTATCGATGCGGAAATCATCCAATGATATAATGACATCACCAGGAGACAAATGGCCAGCCAACGGCGATGTTGGAGACACCTCCAGTACCTGCTCAAGATCATGTGATTGTAAGCCATTAGTCACATAATGCCTAATTAGGTCCCCCAAATTAGCACATTGCAGTACAAGAATTAATCCTCAATTACCATGGGGCCTTCATCATGAATGTAAAATGGATACAAGATAAAGGGTTGAAGGAACAATGCCCAGGCACAAACAGCACAAAGCTGAAAGATAATAAACCCATTAGTTCAAAAACTACAGAATATGATAAACACAAATGGAGATCGACTAGCATTTAATAACTAAGAGCTGCTATAAGCACCCACAACTGCATTATGCCAAATCCCAGCACAGTATATTTGAAGAGCAGAAACTTTGGACAATGCCTGCAATAACTCATGATTGAATGCCAGTAGAGCGCCTGGAAATAATACAGCCAAAAATACAGCGATGTACTCCATCTGTATGCCCTCACAGCTTTCCCAGAATGTAGTGCCTACCGAAGCAGTTGTGAGATTCATGTACCACCAGTCCACCACTACTATGTCTCAAAACATGTCAACTGATCAGGTTTGCACATACAATCAGCCAAATGTAGAATCAAAGTCCAAAGATCATAAAGAATACCCTGATATAACACAACCAGCTCTAACTAAATGCCTAATGTTCAAGTATGTGCTATAATCTGACCCAGTTGACTCTCCTAGAAGCATGTCTATTATTCGCAGTGCAGCAATGATGCTTATACACCAAGATTTTATAGAAGCTATTAATCATGACTTGCAAAAAGCAccttaaaaaaagaagatatttgaGAACGAATTGCTTGCTTATTCCCTAccttttcaaaaagaaaagctTATTTCCTCGAGCATAATCGGGTTTAAATAGTGTTTACAAGTAATCCCAGAGACAAAAGGAAAGGATTCAAGTGATCCTACAAAGGAAAGGAAAGTATTTCCTTGATAATTTCTTATCCTATTTACACAATAATAGAGACTCTAAAGTCTAaaccttttttatatatactaagtATTGAAGAGTCCTACATCGGTTGGTGCAGAGTTGGATGATTTGCAGATTGCAGATTCCTCATCATGCAGTAGTATATGGGGTTTGCTAGCAAAATACCAAGCAGTTGAGATAAAATTATCCATAATTATTACACACAGTATCTCCGATAACATAACCTATATGGTGACTTCCAGTACTCCTCTTGTTCCTTTAAATCATCCTTCTCAATATTCACATAGATTTTTCTCCCTTAGTACATGGAGGAACGAAGAAAGATATTTACCTTTCTGTTCAATTCGATTCTCCCTGGAATCAGACTTCTCCACTGGAGTTGACCAAGCAGAGGTGCCTGCCTCCGAGAACTGAAGTAGTAGAACCGTTGGCTGTGACCGAGAAGTAGGCTCACTCGGCTCGCTCAGGATTCTGTCTTTAGTCAGTTGGTAACTTTCTGAGCCTTAGTGCGCATGGCCTTGCTTCCTTTGCTCTCACCAATGAGCAGTGTAAGTCCCGGAACTTGTTAATTGACTGGCTGGCTTCCGAAAGGAACCGGAGCTCTTCTAGCCACTAACGGCTCATAGGCCTCCTCATCCCGAAAGGGAAAGGGAGGAGAGGGTAGGATATGATCACGCGAGGGACACGAAAAAGGCATTAAGAAAGCAatcgccccccccccccctttgaTACTTAGGTTCGGCTGGCCTTTCAGGATCAGTTGTGCTTGAGGGTGATTACAGGAAATCAAATTTATCACAGCACGTTTTAAGATATAGATACTTCTGCGAATCTGAATAAGAATGGGGGTCTTTGTTCCCTTCCATAATCGATTGAAGTTGAGATGGAATGAAGCTACCAAAGGTGAGCGGTGTAGTTTACAGCTCAGCCCATCCTCTGGAGTGACCAATTACAGCATTGTTGTAGCTCCCTTCCAGGAATTTCGGATCAAAGTCACGGTGATTCCTCAGTCAGTGCACGTTACAAAATCCTAGCTAAAATGCGCGGAGAGAGAAACATATTCTAACCTGAATCCCCTCCATGTCCGAAAAAGAACTTCTAGAGTAGGGACTCAAACATTTTTGGCTCTAGTAAAAGAATTTTCAAATTCCTTTCATTACTCTAACAACTTCCTGAATAACAACCCGTAGGGGATCAAACCTTAGGATTTAATAGAATTAAGATCAAAGGATTTGGTGGGTAGCAAGTACATTGCTGGTCAGCGAAGAGAAAGTGCACCATAACAGCTTCTAGAGAGATGAACGATGTTTGAACAGGAAGATGAGCACCAATGTTGGACAGAGGAGTTTGTATAGCTTGGGAAGGAAGAAAAACAGAAGAAAATGTGGTCAGAAAGGCGACACACATTAGCTGGCCGTTTGAGTAGTTGTAGTATGCCTGCATATTATAAGAATCTGAAAGTCCAAGATGTTGTCTTCCCAAGCATTTTGTCAAGCAAGGGTGGCACTGAATGACCAAAAGCCTTTTGGTGCTTAAAGTCACTCCCCCTTAGGAATACCAATATAGCATAGTATCTGAGTTTGTATAGCTGGTTTACCCCTCCAAAGTAAATGGAACACTTGTGCAGCTTAGCATGAAGACCAGAAGCTTGGGAAAATTGTGAGAAACACTGGAATAAACATGGACAGATTGCGCATCACCCCTGCTATATGAAAACAGGTCATCAGCAAAGTTTAGTTGTATGATCCTCATCTTGGgtgaaaatgaattttttttatcagtgTGAAGAGTCTTCAACAGTCTATTAAATTagtccataaaaataaaaagtaggaaAACGGAACGGGGTATCCTTGCCTCAAACCTCTCTTAATAGCGAAGGGAGGAGTTGGAAAACTATTGAGTGCAAAAGAGTAGGTCACAGTAGTGAGGCATGTCATGATCCATTCAACAATTAGATCTAGGAAATGAAGACTGGCCAGAGTTGCACCAGCCTCCAAATAAATTCTTACTACCGAGTCATAGGCCTTCTGGAAGTCTCTCTTCAGCATACACCTTGGAGAAATCCCCCTCATATTGTATCCCTTATCAAGTCCATGGCTAAGGACAATGTTATCAGATAGCAACCTTCATGGTACAAATGTTACATATGTTATCAACTTCTATCAGTAAGGTCTTCAATGATTTTACTCAGTCTCTTGGTAATGATTTTATGATTACACAAAACATTGCAACAAGAAGTTGGCAAAAGTCATTGATGGTGACGGGGTGTTTCACCTTGGGAACTACAGTGACTGAAGTGCACATTGATCCCTCATTTGCTCCTGGTCAATCACACATAAGAAACTATGTCTTAGTAAATCTCAACCCGAAATAGAGATCCATAGCCCTCGTTTCCCTCCAGCCCCAACATTTGTCCACAAAACTCTCTGCCACTCAGAAACACTTGTAAGGGCTCTAGAACTCAGGATTCTCAATAGAAAGACAAAGTCGGCTAAGCACCAAAAGTAAGTCGCGGGTGAACCAGGATCCGATTCTTGCCCTTTTAGTTTCCATTTTCCGGAATGGGCTTCGGATTTTCTAGCCCCAGAAGTTTCATTGATCAAAGCAGCATGGGAAATACATCTACATCAGCAGATGTTATTGTAACGTACTCTCTTGCTCAACTAACCCTAATTATGTCGCAGAATAACAGCTTAAAATTCCC is part of the Solanum lycopersicum chromosome 1, SLM_r2.1 genome and harbors:
- the LOC101254520 gene encoding membrane-bound transcription factor site-2 protease homolog isoform X3 — protein: MNLGTFWLLQGTTFWESCEGIQMEYIAVFLAVLFPGALLAFNHELLQALSKVSALQIYCAGIWHNAVLCAVCAWALFLQPFILYPFYIHDEGPMVLEVSPTSPLAGHLSPGDVIISLDDFRIDNAQEWSQIIDVLTEHSYQTFQNHSLLENSMKSSSGKGYCIPYSLVEEGKRVSLEGNRTCPDELSAFITIPCSDQAMVDDDNLEVNHQRDGGVFHCFYDKDVLKLEKCGDGWGRLHSNRSSCFCSKEGTCFLPLFSTGVAWVEITCSSPSPLQCLHLRRTRVIEDNISKENPYVKTFVFVGDAISIKHSVLLTSYQPRWSAKFGAHLAYVLERLLMFTFHVSMTLALLNSLPVYFLDGEAISEVVSHYFRILSPRRRRTILQYFLFGGTVASIIMFVRIFLVLL
- the LOC101254520 gene encoding membrane-bound transcription factor site-2 protease homolog isoform X1 — its product is MNLGTFWLLQVVVDWWYMNLTTASVGTTFWESCEGIQMEYIAVFLAVLFPGALLAFNHELLQALSKVSALQIYCAGIWHNAVLCAVCAWALFLQPFILYPFYIHDEGPMVLEVSPTSPLAGHLSPGDVIISLDDFRIDNAQEWSQIIDVLTEHSYQTFQNHSLLENSMKSSSGKGYCIPYSLVEEGKRVSLEGNRTCPDELSAFITIPCSDQAMVDDDNLEVNHQRDGGVFHCFYDKDVLKLEKCGDGWGRLHSNRSSCFCSKEGTCFLPLFSTGVAWVEITCSSPSPLQCLHLRRTRVIEDNISKENPYVKTFVFVGDAISIKHSVLLTSYQPRWSAKFGAHLAYVLERLLMFTFHVSMTLALLNSLPVYFLDGEAISEVVSHYFRILSPRRRRTILQYFLFGGTVASIIMFVRIFLVLL
- the LOC101254520 gene encoding membrane-bound transcription factor site-2 protease homolog isoform X4, producing the protein MNLTTASVGTTFWESCEGIQMEYIAVFLAVLFPGALLAFNHELLQALSKVSALQIYCAGIWHNAVLCAVCAWALFLQPFILYPFYIHDEGPMVLEVSPTSPLAGHLSPGDVIISLDDFRIDNAQEWSQIIDVLTEHSYQTFQNHSLLENSMKSSSGKGYCIPYSLVEEGKRVSLEGNRTCPDELSAFITIPCSDQAMVDDDNLEVNHQRDGGVFHCFYDKDVLKLEKCGDGWGRLHSNRSSCFCSKEGTCFLPLFSTGVAWVEITCSSPSPLQCLHLRRTRVIEDNISKENPYVKTFVFVGDAISIKHSVLLTSYQPRWSAKFGAHLAYVLERLLMFTFHVSMTLALLNSLPVYFLDGEAISEVVSHYFRILSPRRRRTILQYFLFGGTVASIIMFVRIFLVLL
- the LOC101254520 gene encoding membrane-bound transcription factor site-2 protease homolog isoform X2 is translated as MNLGTFWLLQVVDWWYMNLTTASVGTTFWESCEGIQMEYIAVFLAVLFPGALLAFNHELLQALSKVSALQIYCAGIWHNAVLCAVCAWALFLQPFILYPFYIHDEGPMVLEVSPTSPLAGHLSPGDVIISLDDFRIDNAQEWSQIIDVLTEHSYQTFQNHSLLENSMKSSSGKGYCIPYSLVEEGKRVSLEGNRTCPDELSAFITIPCSDQAMVDDDNLEVNHQRDGGVFHCFYDKDVLKLEKCGDGWGRLHSNRSSCFCSKEGTCFLPLFSTGVAWVEITCSSPSPLQCLHLRRTRVIEDNISKENPYVKTFVFVGDAISIKHSVLLTSYQPRWSAKFGAHLAYVLERLLMFTFHVSMTLALLNSLPVYFLDGEAISEVVSHYFRILSPRRRRTILQYFLFGGTVASIIMFVRIFLVLL